The sequence TAAAAgcaccaaaatatatttatgcttCATCTAATTCAATATTCTCTTTATTACTGATTGAGAATAATGCATATGTTTTGCACATTGGACTCATTTATTCCTACTAAATATAACTCAGTCTAACATACAATTGAAAGCATATAACTATATTTACAAAAGCAAATTAaattttttgaagaaaaaaagctgcccCCCCTTCTCCTAACTGTTTTCAAGTAACTGAGAAAAACGATtaagttaaaatgtttcagaGCCAGGTTCAGCAAACAGAGAAGCAGATCAAAGAGGAGTTTCAGGAGCTGCACCAGTTCTTGCACCAAGAGGAGGCAGCCAGGATCGCAGCCCTCAGAGCGgaggagacacagaggagccaGACTCTGAGCAGGAAGATGGAGGAAGTGGTCAGAAAGATGAAGGCCCTTTCAACCACAGTCAAAGCCATAGAGCAGGAGATGGGCAAAGATGATGTTTCATTCCTGCAGGTCAGAGAAAAAGCAAGATACaaatcaaaatgttattttacacaCTTGGCATATAGGAGGCGGAGTACAGGTAGAATCTTAGGAATATGATTCAATAGAAAGAGAAATCACAAAGTACACACACGCTTCGAGCTGTAGAATGTAGTCGGAGAATTATATCTTCCTGCCATTTTTGTTGAGGTTTTTCTGATAAAGGTTGGCATCAGGGTCTAATTATTTCATGTGTTCATTTCAGAATTACTATGCAACAATGAAACAGTGAGTCAAAACCCTTTACTTTCCATTCTTCCAATGCATCACATTGATGTAAAGCCAACAGCAGCTCTGACTCCTGAATATTACTGCAGGACTCAGTGCACAGTGCAGGACCCAGATGTCTCGGGAGTGCTAATCgatgtggccaaacacctgggcaacctgaaGTTCCAAGTCTGGCAGACGATGACGGGAATGGTGAAGCACAGTGAGTGTGGTGTGCAAGTGTGAGGCGATTTAATGATAAAGGACAGATTGTTTTTGATGCACAGCTGGAAAGAGTCAAGATCATTCTGTTAATTGAGCTTTTATTTCTACATGTCTCTTGTCTCAGCTCCTGTTAttctggaccccaacacagccgGACCCTTCCTTATATTCTCTAAGGATCTGACCAGTGTCACATCAAGCGAAGCACGCTTCACGTGCGCGGATCCCAATACTCTTTTTGGCTCACAAGGATTCAGCTCAGGGAAACACCAGTGGGATGTTGAATTTCACGAACATACTTTTATAGATATAGGTATTGCTGAGGAGTGTCAAAAACAGAGATGGAGTAAAGATGAACGCCATGTCTGTACAGTACGTTACTGTGGTGGTTGTCACGTAATAGAAGAAAAATCTGTACTCAGGGGAATGCTTAAGATAAGAGTGCTCCTGGACTGCAATGAAAAGACTCTGTCATTTTTTGACGTCTACGGCAATAAAACCTTCGCAAATGGTAAGAGATACACTCTCACAGGGAAACTCTTTCCATTGTTTTACTTTTATGAAGTAATTGATGACTTGAATCTGAAGATCTTGCCTGCCAAGATCAAAGTCATGCAGAAAGTACAGTGACTGAAAAGCCACGCTTCTTCAAAGCAAGTGGTTTACGGATGAGAAACCTGAAAAAGGTTGAGTTAACATTAACTGTGACTTGACACAAAATCATTAGTTGCAGTCTTCTGAGGAGGAACCGTGCTTAACAGGAACCGTGCTTAATCTCAGCCCTCCATCCGGGTAAATTATCAATGAACGAAGGTTTGTTCTTAAAGGAACCGAGCACCAGCCATAGTTTAAGAGAAAACAGTTTgggcaaaacattttatgtgTTCATATCATGTAGTGCTTTTCACACGGGTCTTATTTTTAGGGGAAAGGTtatttgtgtgtacattatTGGAGGGTTCTTTTGATTTCGACTTATAGTTAAAATCACTACAATGCACTTGAAAAGTTTTAGTTTTCAAATGCATTGTCATCGTGTTAGGAAGCCTACTATGCTTAACTGTTttaaggttttatttatttatgttgtggttTAGAGCAAAGGTATTCgtgcattttatttgaattatatCCTCAATAAAGTTTTATCATCGTAATCAATATGCTTTCCGGAGGTTTCCTTTTCATAATAGTgaaataattgaattatttaCAGTCCGTGAGCATTCACACAAGCTGTTCAAGTGATGTTAAAATGTcaattacaataattaaaaaataaacacgaCACCGTGCTCTTTAGTCTTTATTCACAAAACACAGACTTAATGTCTTAAGTCTAAATGCTAATGCTGCTGCAAATGTGTAGCAATAGAAAACCTTGTTACTCCATACACAAATGGCAACGAATGCATCACAGCTAGCACCAGTAGCTCACTGCAGCACAGCATTTTCATTCTGTCCCTTCCCAGCACCAATGATCACACTTTACATAACGAGCAGCCCAGAATTATCCATGGTTATTTTGACCTGCAGTTCATTACGTCacttggctgacgcttttatccaaagcgacttacagtcaACTTACTTGAACACTGACATTGTTGCCCTCTCCACCTTCTCCAACATCTCCAACGCCTCGGAGAACAACGGCACTTCCGCCCTGCTGACTGGGCCCCCCTACCTGCCAGTGGAGGCGGCCTTCATAGTCCTGGTTGCAGGCTCTCTCAGTCTGGTCACCATCATTGGGAACATCCTGGTCATGCTTTCAATCATAGTCAACAGGAGCCTGCAGACCATCAACAACTACTTCCTCGTCAGCCTGGCTTGCGCAGACCTCATCATCGGCGTGAGTTCCATGAACCTGTACACGGTCTACATCGTGATTGGCTACTGGCCCCTGGGGCCCGTGGTGTGCGACCTGTGGCTGGCCCTGGACTATGTGGTGAGCAACGCCTCCGTGATGAACCTCCTCATCATCAGCTTCGACCGCTACTTCTGCGTCACCAAGCCGCTCAGCTACCCCATGAGGAGGACCACCAAGATGGCGGGCATGATGATCGCGGCGGCCTGGGTGCTGTCCTTCCTGCTGTGGGCGCCGGCCATCCTGTTCTGGCAGTTCATCGTGGGGGCGCGCACCGTGTCGGAAAGGGATTGCTCCGTCCAGTTCCTCTCCAACGCCACCATCACCTTCAGCACAGCCATCGCCGCCTTCTACCTGCCCGTGGGCATCATGTCGGTCCTGTACTGGCACATCTCCAGGGCCAGCAGGAGCCGCGTGAAGACGGGGAACTGCGAGCCGTCGGGGCCGAAGAGCTGCCTCCCCACGCCCGAAGACGAAGACAACGAGGAAACCCAGGGCACGGACTGGAGCCGggacggggggggcggggccgggggcacGGAGGCGGAGACTTCCGAATCGCACCGGGGCGACCGGGCGCGCTCCGAAGGGCATGCCCGCCCCCACACCGTCGCCACGGTGACGAGGCAGCCGCCGCCCAGGAGGAAGGCGGCGGCGTCGTCGCGGGAGAAGAAGGTGACGCGCACCATCATGGCCATCCTGGTGGCCTTCGTGGTGACATGGACGCCCTACAACGTCATGGTGCTCCTCAACACCGTCTGCCCCACCTGCATCCCCAAAGCCGCCTGGACCATGGGCTACTGGCTGTGCTACATCAACAGCACCGTCAACCCGGCCTGCTACGCCCTCTGCAACGCCACCTTCAAAAAGACCTTCAAACGACTCCTCCTCCGCCAGTACAAGGACATTCGCTCGGGTCGATGAACGGAGGCGCATGTATGTCgcactgaaaaatatatatattctcttAAAAAATTTTATAGAACTGCAGCTACAGGTTCAAGAGCTTGATGGGCTAAATGACTACCTATATACCGTACGtgcaatataaacacacacacatttgtatgcctACAAACTGTCCGTTTGAATCAAAAGCACATGTAGAACATAACGGAGATGCAATGAGAATCTACACACATTGTATGATCAACATAAAAACTGTGCATCGATAAGGAGTTTGGTTTCATCTGATATGATATTCACCTTACTGAAAATACCAAGAAGTCATATATGATAGGTGAAACTATTTTACTGATGCaccagtgagagggagggatgttACCGAATGAACTATGGGGAAAATAGGGCTAACAGGATGTCTGAAACTCATTGTACAagaaactgtgtttgtgcttgtgtgtgcgcacgtgtgtaaTGTGCATTCGtctgtgtacactgtatatgTGATAGTGTGCGGGAGAGTAAGACTGTGAGACATGTGAATTCAGTATAGTCAAGAAagtatgaaagaaaaataaagatgtaCAAGCGGATAGCAGTGGTTGGTGGGGCTTTGTTGTTGATTTCCTGTTGTTCTGCTGGTTACAGAAAGGCTCTCTGAATACAGATATCATGTATGGGCTAATACAACTGGATTAGGGTGGTGACGCACACAAATCTACAAACAGGAGCGCTTGTCTGTGCTGATTGTGAGCACGTCTTGGTGCTTGTGATTTAAAATGTcttatatttacttttttcctCAACTTCGATTTTGGATGTCacttttaaaattcaaaacgATTCATTGTCATGTGCAGGAACAATGACCATCGTCAACTTACAATATCCATGGGGCTGAGCAATCTCACGCTGGATATCCATCACCTGCACAGAAGACATggagttttatttctgtgcgcatacccccacccacccacacacacacacacacacacacagaattgaaATGTGCATACATAAATGTGTTTCACAAATGCTAAATGAATGTTCCCCTCCTACCTAACTTCTGCTGGGGGAGGTCCCAGGCCATATATGATGCTTGTAATATTAGTTAAATGAATACAATGTATTATAGTTTCCAAACATGTTGTCATATTCTGATTCTTCTatcaaatgagaaataaagCAGATATATGTGAATGATATGGTTCTTCTGTTTCACGCCGTGAGGTCACTGGGTTCCATTATGTTCTATTGTGATTTTACAACTCAATGCTATCACTTCACTACTGTTACCACTGTCCTGTTATCACACGCCAATCCCCCATTATCACCACTCTCCTATAATTAGTCACACAGTGAGTGTGGTGTACAAGTGTGAGGCGATTTAATGATAAAGGACAGATTGTTTTCGATGCACAGCTGGAAAGAGTCAAGATCATTCTGTTGATTGAGCTTTTATTTCTACATGTCTCTTGTCTCAGCTCCCGTTAttctggaccccaacacagccgGACCCTTATTTATATTCTCTAAGGATCTGACCAGTGTCACATTAAGCAAAGCATATCCCATGGATGCCACTCTTTTTGGCTCACAAGGATTCAGCTCAGGGAAACACCAGTGGGATGTTGAATTTCACCGAAATGCTGCTGTATATTTAGGTATTGCCGAGGAGTGTCAAAAAGAGAGATGGAGTAATGATAAACACCATGTCTGTACAGTACGTTACTATGGTGGTTGTGACCcaataaatgaaaaatctaTACGCAGGGGAATGCTTTTGATAAGAGTGCTCCTGGACTGCGATGAAAAGACTCTGTCATTTTTTGACGTCTACGGCAATGAAACTTTCAAAACTGGTTGTAGATACACTCTCACAGGGAAACTCTTTCCATTGTTTTACTTTTATGTAGTATATGAGGACGTGAATCTGAAGATCTTGCCTGCCAAGATCAAAGTCATGCAGAAGAAAGTTCAGTGACTGAAAAGCCACGCTTATGCAAAGCAAGTGGTTTACAGATGAGAAACCTGAAAAAGGTTGAGTTAACATGAACTGTAACTTGACATAAAATCATTAATTGCAGTCTTCTGAGTGAACAGGAACAGTGCTTAATCTCAGCACTCCGTCCAGGTCAATTATCAATGAACGGAGGTTTGTTCTTAAAGGAAACAAGCACAAATCACCAGCCATAGTTTGAGAAAACAGTttgggcaaaacattttttgtgttcATATCATGTACAGTGCTTTTCACATGGGTCTTATTTTTAGGGGAAaggtttgtgtgtacattattGGAGGGTTCTTTTGGTTCGAGTTATAGTTAAAATCACTACAATGCACTTgaaaagtttttgttttcaaatgcattGTCATCGTGTTAGGAAGCTTACTATGCTTAACTATTTTAAGGTTTTATTTACCCATGTTGTGGTTTAGAGCAAAGGTATTCgtgcattttatttgaattatatcctcaataaagttattattatcgTAATCAATATGCTTTCCGGAGGTTTCCTTTTCATAATagtgaaataatttaattatttacagtCCGTGAGCATTCACACAAGCTGTTCCAGTGATGttaaaatgtcaatgtcaattacaataattaaaaaataaacatgacacCGTGCTCTTTAGTCTTTATTCACAATACACAGACTTAATGTCTTAAGTCTAAATGCTAATGCTGCTGCAAATGTGTAGCAATAGAAAACCTTGTTACTCCATACACAAATGGCAACGAATGCATCACAGCTAGCACCAGTAGCTCACTGCAGCACAGCATTTTCATTCTTTCCCTTCCCAGCACCAATGATCACACTTTACATAACGAGCAGCCCAGAATTCCCATGGTTATTTTGACCTGCAGTTCATTacgtcatttggctgacgcttttatccatagTGACTCAGTCGACTTACAGATGGAGTTGAACACGGACATCGTTGCCCTCTCCACCTTCTCCAACATCTCCAACGCCTCGGAGGACAACGGCACTTCCGCCCTGCTGCCCGGGCCCCCCTACCTGCCGGTGGAGGCGGCCTTCATAGTCCTGGTTGCAGGCTCTCTCAGTCTGGTCACCATCATTGGGAACATCCTGGTCATGCTTTCAATCATAGTCAACAGGAGCCTGCAGACCATCAACAACTACTTCCTCGTCAGCCTGGCTTGCGCAGACCTCATCATCGGCATGAGTTCCATGAACCTGTACACGGTCTACATCGTGATTGGCTACTGGCCCCTGGGGCCCGTGGTGTGCGACCTGTGGCTGGCCCTGGACTATGTGGTGAGCAACGCCTCCGTGATGAACCTCCTCATCATCAGCTTCGACCGCTACTTCTGCGTCACCAAGCCGCTCAGCTACCCCATGAGGGATGCAGCTGGAGCAGATGGTGTTGAGGAGCGCCATGACGTTGTAGGGCGTCCAAGTCACCACGAAGGCCACCAGGATGGCCATGATGGTGCGTGTCACCTTCTTCTCCAGCGACGACGCCGCCGCCTTCCTCCTGGGCGGCGGCTGCCTTGTCACCTGGTGGCCTTCGTGGTGACGTGGACGCCCTACAACGTCATGGTGCTCCTCAACACCATCTGCTCCAGCTGCATCCCCGATGCCGCCTGGACCATGGGCTACTGGCTGTGCAACAGCACCGTCAACCCGGCCTGCTACGCCCTCTGCAACGCCACCTTCAAAAAGACCTTCAAACGACTCCTCCTCCGCCAGTACAAGGACATTCGCTCGGGTCGATGAACGGAGGCGCGTGTATGTCGCACTgattagaaaaatatatattctcttATAAAATTTTATAGAACTGCAGCTACAGGTTCAAGAGCTTGATGGGCTAAATGACTACCTATATACCGTACGTGCAatataaacgcacacacatttgtatgcctACAAACTGTCCGTTTGAATCAAAAGCACATTTAGAACATAACGGAGATGCAATGAGAATCTACACACATTGTATGATCTACATAAGAACCGTGCATCGATAAGGAGTTCGGTTTCATCTGATATGACATTCACATTACTGAAAATACcaagagcgagagggagggatgtTACCGAATGAACTATGGGGAAAATAGGGCTAACAGGATGTCTGTAACTCACTGTACAagaaactgtgtttgtgcttatAACTGCTCCCAAAGGTCCTTTTCTTTAGCACAGACACCCACGCATCGACTGATGTTCACGTCTgaagttttattgttttctttcgtCGGCAAACACCGTGAAAAACGTGT is a genomic window of Conger conger chromosome 19, fConCon1.1, whole genome shotgun sequence containing:
- the LOC133119012 gene encoding E3 ubiquitin-protein ligase TRIM35-like translates to MKQTQCTVQDPDVSGVLIDVAKHLGNLKFQVWQTMTGMVKHTPVILDPNTAGPFLIFSKDLTSVTSSEARFTCADPNTLFGSQGFSSGKHQWDVEFHEHTFIDIGIAEECQKQRWSKDERHVCTVRYCGGCHVIEEKSVLRGMLKIRVLLDCNEKTLSFFDVYGNKTFANGKRYTLTGKLFPLFYFYEVIDDLNLKILPAKIKVMQKVQ
- the LOC133119268 gene encoding muscarinic acetylcholine receptor M4-like; amino-acid sequence: MLSIIVNRSLQTINNYFLVSLACADLIIGVSSMNLYTVYIVIGYWPLGPVVCDLWLALDYVVSNASVMNLLIISFDRYFCVTKPLSYPMRRTTKMAGMMIAAAWVLSFLLWAPAILFWQFIVGARTVSERDCSVQFLSNATITFSTAIAAFYLPVGIMSVLYWHISRASRSRVKTGNCEPSGPKSCLPTPEDEDNEETQGTDWSRDGGGGAGGTEAETSESHRGDRARSEGHARPHTVATVTRQPPPRRKAAASSREKKVTRTIMAILVAFVVTWTPYNVMVLLNTVCPTCIPKAAWTMGYWLCYINSTVNPACYALCNATFKKTFKRLLLRQYKDIRSGR